A single genomic interval of Canis lupus dingo isolate Sandy chromosome 6, ASM325472v2, whole genome shotgun sequence harbors:
- the MOSPD3 gene encoding motile sperm domain-containing protein 3 encodes MRRGAPQDQELVGAGAPGRGSRGAPPPSGLVPVLVFPPDLVFRADQRSGPRQLLTLYNPTGAALRFRVLCTAPAKYTVFDAEGYVKPQSCIDIVIRHVAPIPSHYDVQDRFRIELSEEGAEGRVVGRKDITSVLRAPAYPLELQGQPDPTPHPGPPSWTTPPTARHFPENRHPQLATSSFLLFLLTGIVSVAFLLLPLQDELGSQLPQILHVSLGQKLVAAYILGLLTMVFLRT; translated from the exons ATGCGCCGTGGGGCGCCCCAGGACCAGGAGCTGGTGGGCGCGGGGGCTCCtgggcgggggtcccggggcgCCCCTCCTCCCTCGGGACTTGTCCCGGTCCTCGTCTTTCCCCCGGACCTAGTATTCAGGGCGGACCAGCGGAGTGGACCCCGGCAGCTGCTGACCCTCTATAACCCCACGGGAGCTGCGCTTCGCTTCCGAG TCCTGTGCACAGCACCTGCCAAATACACGGTGTTTGACGCAGAAGGATATGTGAAACCTCAGTCCTGCATTGACAT TGTGATTCGCCACGTGGCCCCCATTCCCAGCCACTATGACGTCCAGGACCGCTTCCGCATTGAGCTGTCTGAGGAGGGAGCTGAGGGTCGAGTGGTGGGGCGCAAGGACATCACCTCGGTTCTGAGGGCCCCAGCCTACCCACTTGAGCTCCAGGGACAGCCTGACCCAACACCCCACCCAGGGCCTCCTTCCTGGACAACACCACCCACGGCCAGACACTTCCCAGAGA ACCGCCACCCACAACTGGCCAccagctccttcctcctcttcctgctgacTGGCATAGTCTCTGTGGCCTTCCTGCTGCTCCCGCTCCAGGACGAGCTCGGCAGCCAGCTGCCTCAAATCCTGCACGTCTCTCTGGGACAGAAGTTGGTGGCAGCCTACATCTTGG GACTCCTCACCATGGTGTTCCTTCGGACCTGA
- the TFR2 gene encoding LOW QUALITY PROTEIN: transferrin receptor protein 2 (The sequence of the model RefSeq protein was modified relative to this genomic sequence to represent the inferred CDS: inserted 1 base in 1 codon), with translation MDRLWGLLQRTQRLSPRPSQTIYKRVEGTQQWRLEEEEEDGEEGAEPAVHFCPMELRGPDLGSRTGGQSLGLLAATGRRAAPYLILTALLIFTGAFLLGYVAFRGSCQACGDDVLVVSEDMNYEPGPDSHQGTLYWSDLQAMFLRLLGEGRLEDSIRQTSLRKRMAGSAGMAALAQDIREALSSQKLDHVWMDTHYVGLQFPDPAHPNTLHWIGAAAGTLGEPLPLEDHDVYCPYSATGNATGELVYAHYGRPEDLQDLRARGVEPAGRLLLVRLGEISFAQKVASAQDFGAQGVLIYPDPADFSQDPHKLGLSSHRAVYGHVHLGTGDPYTPGFPSFNQTQFPPVQSSGLPNIPAQPISADIASLLLRKLQGPVAPQKWQGRLLGSPYHLGPGPGLHLRVNNHRVSTPISNIFGCIEGRSEPDHYVVIGAQRDAWGPGAAKSAVGTAILLELVRTFXSMVSNGFQPRRSLLFISWDGGDFGSVGSTEWLEGYLSVLHLKAVVYVSLDNAVLGDDKFNAKTSPLLISLIENILKQVDSPNRSGQTLYEQVVFNNHSWDAEVIRPLPMDSSAYSFTAFAGVPAVEFSFTEDGQAYPFLHTKDDTYENLHRVLRGRLPAVAQAVAQLAGQLLIRLSHDHLLPLDFGRYGDVVLRHIGSLNEFSGDLKARGLTLQWVYSARGDYIRAAEKLRKEIYSSEESDERLMRMYNVRIMRVEFYFLSQYVSPADSPFRHIFLGRGDHTLGALLDHVRLLRSDGSGDPGASPSQVTPGLGFQESRFRRQLALLTWTLQGAANALSGDVWNIDNNF, from the exons ATGGATCGACTTTGGGGTCTACTTCAGAGAACG CAAAGGTTGTCCCCACGACCTTCTCAGACCATCTACAAGCGTGTGGAGGGCACCCAGCAGTGGCGCCtcgaggaggaagaagaagacggggaggagggggctgagccAGCAGTCCACTTCTGCCCCATGGAGCTCAGGGGCCCTGACCTGGGCTCTCGAACAGGGGGGCAAAGCCTTGGACTCTTGGCAGCAACAGGACGAAGGGCTGCCCCCTACCTCATCCTGACAGCCCTGCTGATCTTCACTGGGG CTTTCCTTCTGGGCTATGTGGCCTTCCGAGGGTCCTGCCAGGCGTGTGGGGATGACGTGTTGGTGGTCAGTGAGGACATGAACTATGAGCCAGGCCCAGACTCCCACCAGGGCACACTGTACTGGAGCGACCTCCAGGCCATGTTCCTGcggctcctgggggaggggcgcctggaGGACAGCATCAG GCAAACAAGCCTTCGGAAAAGGATGGCTGGCTCGGCTGGGATGGCGGCTCTGGCTCAAGACATCCGCGAGGCGCTCTCGAGCCAAAAGCTGGACCACGTGTGGATGGACACGCACTACGTGGGGCTGCAGTTTCCGGACCC GGCTCATCCCAATACCCTGCACTGGATCGGTGCGGCGGCCGGGACGCTCGGGGAGCCCCTGCCGCTGGAGGACCACGACGTCTACTGTCCCTACAGCGCCACGGGCAACGCCACG GGAGAGCTGGTGTACGCCCACTACGGGCGGCCGGAAGACCTGCAGGACCTGCGGGCCCGGGGCGTGGAGCCGGCGGGGCGCCTCCTGCTGGTGCGCTTGGGAGAGATCAGCTTCGCCCAGAAG GTGGCCAGTGCCCAAGACTTTGGGGCCCAAGGAGTGCTCATATACCCTGATCCAGCTGACTTCTCCCAGGATCCACACAAGCTCGGCCTGTCCAGCCACAGGGCTGTGTATGGACAT GTACACCTGGGAACTGGGGACCCCTACACGCCTGGCTTCCCTTCCTTTAATCAAACTCAGTTCCCCCCAGTGCAGTCCTCTGGCCTCCCTAACATCCCAGCCCAGCCTATCAGCGCGGACATTGCCTCCCTCCTGCTGAG GAAGCTCCAAGGCCCTGTGGCCCCCCAGAAATGGCAGGGGCGCCTCCTAGGCTCCCCTTATcacctgggccctgggccaggcTTGCACCTCAGAGTCAACAACCACAGGGTCTCCACCCCCATCAGCAACATCTTTGGCTGCATTGAGGGCCGCTCAGAGCCAG ATCACTATGTGGTCATTGGGGCCCAGAGGGATGCGTGGGGCCCAGGAGCGGCCAAGTCTGCTGTGGGGACAGCCATACTTCTGGAGCTGGTGCGGACTT TCTCCATGGTGAGCAATG GCTTCCAGCCCCGCAGGAGTCTTCTTTTCATCAGCTGGGACGGAGGGGACTTCGGGAGTGTGGGCTCCACAGAGTGGCTGGAG GGCTACCTCAGCGTGCTGCATCTCAAAGCCGTGGTCTATGTGAGCCTGGACAATGCAGTGCTGG gAGACGACAAGTTCAATGCCAAGACCAGCCCCCTTCTGATCAGCCTCATAGAGAACATCCTGAAGCAG GTGGACTCTCCTAACCGCAGCGGGCAGACCCTCTATGAGCAGGTGGTGTTCAACAATCACAGCTGGGATGCTGAAGT GATCCGGCCACTGCCCATGGACAGCAGTGCCTATTCCTTCACGGCCTTTGCGGGGGTCCCTGCCGTCGAGTTCTCCTTCACGGAG GATGGCCAGGCGTACCCGTTCCTGCACACGAAGGACGACACGTATGAGAACCTACACAGGGTGCTGCGGGGCCGCCTGCCCGCCGTGGCCCAGGCTGTGGCCCAGCTCGCTGGGCAGCTCCTCATCCGTCTAAGCCACGATCACCTGCTGCCTCTGGACTTTGGCCGCTACGGGGACGTGGTCCTCAGGCACATCGGCAGCCTCAACGAGTTCTCTGGGGACCTGAAG GCCCGTGGGCTGACCCTCCAGTGGGTGTACTCGGCGCGAGGGGACTACATCCGGGCGGCCGAGAAGCTGCGAAAGGAGATCTACAGCTCGGAGGAGAGCGACGAGCGGCTGATGCGCATGTACAACGTGCGCATCATGCGG GTGGAGTTCTACTTCCTGTCCCAGTACGTGTCACCGGCCGACTCCCCGTTCCGCCACATTTTCCTGGGCCGCGGAGACCACACGCTGGGCGCGCTGCTAGACCACGTGCGGCTGCTGCGCTCGGATGGCTCCGGAGACCCGGGGGCCTCCCCCTCCCAGGTGACTCCGGGTCTGGGCTTCCAGGAGAGCCGCTTCCGACGCCAGCTGGCCCTGCTCACCTGGACGCTGCAGGGGGCCGCCAATGCACTTAGTGGGGACGTCTGGAACATCGATAACAACTTCtga